One region of Papaver somniferum cultivar HN1 unplaced genomic scaffold, ASM357369v1 unplaced-scaffold_131, whole genome shotgun sequence genomic DNA includes:
- the LOC113332394 gene encoding probable pre-mRNA-splicing factor ATP-dependent RNA helicase DEAH5 isoform X1, with the protein MAALDSVTEGLKKLEYLSLVSKMCIELESHIGFTDKVLAEFITEIGRDSHSIDEFDTKLKNNGAEMPDYLVRTLFTIIHAILLPSSKSMKDGDEPVFKSFSIADGKARVNELEREIEKEARDKQREEESTGNERDRDGGRGCRDRDGGRDREADYRSGGGGGRERHNRDRERYDERDGRRGERFRGEEDDQGYDRREGRGKERDRGCGDGGRERGRRRDENDDVNRGGDYRSEKIDRRQILWKEPELYHVYAGRVASVMDTGCFVSLNDFRGKEGLVHVLQMANPRVTNAKEVVKRDQSVFVKVISLSGQKMSLSMRDVDQDTGKDLLPIKKTADDESHWTNPQGSIRGSTSRIGLSGIRILEEDDETVPSRRPSKWMSSPEKWEAKQLIASGVLDASGFPNFDEDGEPEMLYQEEGGEEELEIELNEDEPAFLQGQSRYSMDMSPVKIFKNPEGSLSRAAALQSALIKERREVREQQQRTMLDSIPKDLNRPWEDPMPEMGERHLAQELRGVGLSAYDMPEWKKDAYGKALTFGQRSKLSLQEQRQNLPIYKLKKELVQAVHDNQVLVVIGETGSGKTTQVTQYLAEAGYTTIGKIGCTQPRRVAAMSVAKRVAEEFGCRLGEEVGYAIRFEDCTGPDTVIKYMTDGMLLREILIDESLSQYSVIMLDEAHERTIHTDVLFGLLKQLLNRRPELRLIVTSATLDAEKFSGYFFNCNIFTIPGRTFPVEIMYTKQPESDYLDASLITVLQIHLTEPEGDILLFLTGQEEIDHACQSLYERMKGLGRNVPELIILPVYSALPSEMQSRIFDPAPPGKRKVVAATNIAEASLTIDGIFYVIDPGFAKQNVYNPKQGLDSLIITPISQASAKQRAGRAGRTGPGKCYRLYTESAYRNEMSPSSIPEIQRINLGSTTLQMKAMGINDLLSFDFMDPPSPQALISAMEQLYSLGALDEEGLLTKLGRKMAEFPLDPPMCKMLLASVDLGCSDEILTIIAMIQTGNIFYRPREKQAQADQKRAKFFQPEGDHLTLLAVYEAWKANNSSGPWCFENFVQSRSLRRAQDARKQLLTIMDRYKLDVVCAGKNFSKIRKAVAAGFFFHAARKDPQEGYRTLVDNQPVYIHPSSALFQRQPDWVIYNELVMTTKEYMREVTVIDPKWLVDLAPRFFKAADPTKMSKRKRQERIEPLYDRYHEPNSWRLSKRRA; encoded by the coding sequence ATGGCGGCATTAGACAGTGTGACTGAAGGTTTAAAGAAACTGGAATACCTGTCATTAGTATCAAAGATGTGTATCGAACTTGAATCACATATAGGTTTTACAGACAAAGTATTAGCCGAATTCATTACTGAAATTGGTCGTGATTCTCATTCCATTGATGAATTTGATACAAAATTGAAAAACAATGGTGCTGAAATGCCTGATTATTTGGTTCGTACGCTGTTTACAATCATTCATGCTATTCTCCTCCCATCGTCTAAATCTATGAAAGACGGTGATGAGCCTGTGTTTAAATCTTTTTCTATTGCTGATGGTAAAGCTAGAGTTAATGAATTAGAGAGAGAgattgagaaagaagctagagATAAACAGAGAGAAGAAGAGAGTACAGGTAACGAAAGAGATAGAgatggtggtagaggatgtagaGATAGAGATGGTGGCAGAGATAGGGAGGCGGATTAtcggagtggtggtggtggtggaagagagAGGCATAATagagatagagagagatatgatgaAAGAGATGGCAGAAGAGGGGAAAGGTTTAGAGGTGAAGAGGATGACCAAGGTTATGACAGGAGGGAGGGTAGAGGAAAGGAAAGGGATCGCGGTTGTGGTGATGGTGGTAGAGAAAGGGGAAGGAGAAGGGATGAGAATGATGATGTTAATAGAGGAGGAGATTATAGGAGTGAAAAGATTGACAGGCGTCAAATTCTATGGAAGGAGCCTgaattgtaccatgtgtatgctggTAGGGTTGCGAGCGTGATGGATACAGGGTGCTTTGTGTCATTGAATGATTTCAGAGGTAAAGAGGGTTTGGTTCATGTGTTACAGATGGCAAATCCAAGGGTTACAAATGCTAAAGAAGTTGTCAAACGGGATCAAAGTGTGTTTGTTAAGGTGATTTCTTTGTCGGGACAGAAGATGAGTTTATCGATGAGGGATGTTGATCAGGATACTGGGAAGGATCTTCTTCCTATTAAAAAGACTGCGGACGATGAATCACACTGGACGAATCCTCAAGGTTCAATTCGCGGTTCGACTTCTCGAATCGGGCTTTCGGGGATTAGAATTTTGGAAGAGGATGATGAAACTGTTCCTTCACGCCGTCCGTCAAAGTGGATGAGCTCACCAGAAAAATGGGAAGCCAAACAGTTAATTGCTTCTGGTGTTCTGGATGCTAGTGGGTTTCCTAATTTTGATGAAGATGGGGAGCCTGAAATGCTGTATCAAGAAGAGGGCGGCGAGGAAGAGCTCGAGATTGAGCTGAATGAAGATGAACCAGCGTTCTTGCAAGGGCAGAGTCGGTACTCTATGGATATGTCACCAGTTAAGATATTCAAGAATCCTGAAGGTTCTTTAAGTCGTGCAGCAGCACTTCAGTCTGCTCTGATAAAGGAGCGTAGAGAAGTACGGGAACAGCAGCAGCGGACAATGCTTGATTCAATCCCAAAGGATCTCAATCGTCCATGGGAGGACCCAATGCCGGAGATGGGAGAAAGACATCTTGCACAGGAGTTGAGAGGAGTTGGGTTATCAGCTTACGATATGCCCGAATGGAAGAAGGATGCCTACGGGAAAGCACTGACATTTGGACAGAGATCTAAGCTGTCCCTCCAGGAACAAAGGCAGAATCTACCAATATACAAATTGAAGAAAGAGCTGGTGCAAGCTGTGCACGATAACCAGGTACTGGTTGTCATTGGAGAAACAGGTTCAGGAAAGACTACTCAAGTGACTCAGTATCTCGCCGAGGCTGGTTACACAACCATAGGTAAAATTGGATGTACACAACCTCGTAGGGTTGCTGCTATGTCAGTAGCAAAAAGGGTGGCCGAAGAATTTGGTTGCCGTTTGGGTGAAGAAGTTGGTTATGCTATCAGGTTTGAGGACTGCACTGGACCTGATACTGTAATCAAGTATATGACGGACGGTATGCTTCTTAGGGAGATTTTGATTGATGAAAGCCTCTCCCAGTACTCTGTTATCATGCTTGATGAAGCTCATGAGAGGACGATCCATACTGATGTCCTTTTTGGTTTACTCAAGCAACTCTTGAATCGAAGACCTGAACTTCGGTTGATTGTAACATCTGCCACTCTAGATGCTGAAAAGTTTTCTGGTTATTTCTTCAATTGTAACATCTTCACCATTCCTGGGAGAACCTTTCCAGTTGAGATCATGTACACAAAACAGCCAGAGAGTGATTATTTGGATGCTTCATTGATCACTGTTCTTCAGATCCACTTGACTGAACCCGAGGGCGATATACTTCTCTTCTTAACTGGTCAGGAGGAAATTGATCACGCTTGTCAGTCCCTTTACGAGAGAATGAAAGGGCTTGGGAGAAATGTGCCAGAGCTGATTATCTTGCCTGTTTACAGTGCTCTTCCTAGTGAAATGCAATCAAGAATATTTGATCCTGCTCCTCCTGGGAAGAGGAAGGTGGTCGCAGCTACTAATATTGCTGAGGCATCCTTGACTATTGATGGTATATTCTACGTTATTGATCCCGGATTTGCAAAGCAGAATGTGTATAACCCGAAGCAAGGACTTGATTCACTTATCATCACTCCCATCTCACAAGCATCTGCTAAACAACGAGCTGGACGTGCTGGTCGTACTGGACCTGGGAAATGTTATCGGCTTTATACTGAGAGTGCTTATCGTAATGAGATGTCCCCATCTTCCATACCAGAAATACAAAGGATAAACCTTGGATCTACTACACTGCAAATGAAGGCGATGGGAATAAATGATCTACTTTCTTTTGACTTCATGGATCCGCCTTCACCGCAGGCTCTAATATCTGCCATGGAGCAGTTATACAGTCTAGGGGCCTTGGATGAAGAGGGGCTTCTGACCAAGTTGGGTAGGAAAATGGCAGAATTTCCACTTGATCCTCCTATGTGTAAGATGCTCCTCGCAAGTGTCGACCTTGGATGCAGTGATGAGATTTTAACAATCATTGCCATGATTCAGACGGGGAACATCTTTTACAGGCCTAGAGAGAAGCAGGCACAAGCAGATCAGAAGAGGGCAAAGTTTTTTCAGCCCGAGGGAGATCATCTCACGCTTCTTGCTGTTTATGAGGCATGGAAGGCAAATAATTCTTCTGGACCATGGTGCTTTGAAAACTTTGTCCAGTCGAGATCTTTGAGGAGGGCGCAAGATGCAAGAAAACAACTTCTCACCATCATGGACAGGTATAAGCTTGATGTCGTGTGTGCGGGAAAGAATTTCTCCAAGATAAGAAAGGCAGTTGCTGCAGGATTCTTCTTCCATGCAGCTAGGAAGGACCCTCAGGAGGGTTACAGAACACTAGTGGATAACCAGCCTGTTTACATTCACCCAAGCAGTGCTCTTTTTCAGCGTCAGCCAGATTGGGTGATTTACAACGAGCTGGTAATGACTACAAAGGAGTACATGCGTGAGGTAACAGTTATTGACCCTAAATGGCTAGTTGATTTGGCCCCAAGATTCTTCAAAGCTGCAGATCCCACAAAGATGAGTAAAAGAAAGCGACAGGAAAGGATTGAGCCACTGTATGATAGATATCATGAGCCAAATTCATGGCGTTTGAGTAAACGCCGTGCATGA
- the LOC113332394 gene encoding probable pre-mRNA-splicing factor ATP-dependent RNA helicase DEAH5 isoform X2 translates to MCIELESHIGFTDKVLAEFITEIGRDSHSIDEFDTKLKNNGAEMPDYLVRTLFTIIHAILLPSSKSMKDGDEPVFKSFSIADGKARVNELEREIEKEARDKQREEESTGNERDRDGGRGCRDRDGGRDREADYRSGGGGGRERHNRDRERYDERDGRRGERFRGEEDDQGYDRREGRGKERDRGCGDGGRERGRRRDENDDVNRGGDYRSEKIDRRQILWKEPELYHVYAGRVASVMDTGCFVSLNDFRGKEGLVHVLQMANPRVTNAKEVVKRDQSVFVKVISLSGQKMSLSMRDVDQDTGKDLLPIKKTADDESHWTNPQGSIRGSTSRIGLSGIRILEEDDETVPSRRPSKWMSSPEKWEAKQLIASGVLDASGFPNFDEDGEPEMLYQEEGGEEELEIELNEDEPAFLQGQSRYSMDMSPVKIFKNPEGSLSRAAALQSALIKERREVREQQQRTMLDSIPKDLNRPWEDPMPEMGERHLAQELRGVGLSAYDMPEWKKDAYGKALTFGQRSKLSLQEQRQNLPIYKLKKELVQAVHDNQVLVVIGETGSGKTTQVTQYLAEAGYTTIGKIGCTQPRRVAAMSVAKRVAEEFGCRLGEEVGYAIRFEDCTGPDTVIKYMTDGMLLREILIDESLSQYSVIMLDEAHERTIHTDVLFGLLKQLLNRRPELRLIVTSATLDAEKFSGYFFNCNIFTIPGRTFPVEIMYTKQPESDYLDASLITVLQIHLTEPEGDILLFLTGQEEIDHACQSLYERMKGLGRNVPELIILPVYSALPSEMQSRIFDPAPPGKRKVVAATNIAEASLTIDGIFYVIDPGFAKQNVYNPKQGLDSLIITPISQASAKQRAGRAGRTGPGKCYRLYTESAYRNEMSPSSIPEIQRINLGSTTLQMKAMGINDLLSFDFMDPPSPQALISAMEQLYSLGALDEEGLLTKLGRKMAEFPLDPPMCKMLLASVDLGCSDEILTIIAMIQTGNIFYRPREKQAQADQKRAKFFQPEGDHLTLLAVYEAWKANNSSGPWCFENFVQSRSLRRAQDARKQLLTIMDRYKLDVVCAGKNFSKIRKAVAAGFFFHAARKDPQEGYRTLVDNQPVYIHPSSALFQRQPDWVIYNELVMTTKEYMREVTVIDPKWLVDLAPRFFKAADPTKMSKRKRQERIEPLYDRYHEPNSWRLSKRRA, encoded by the coding sequence ATGTGTATCGAACTTGAATCACATATAGGTTTTACAGACAAAGTATTAGCCGAATTCATTACTGAAATTGGTCGTGATTCTCATTCCATTGATGAATTTGATACAAAATTGAAAAACAATGGTGCTGAAATGCCTGATTATTTGGTTCGTACGCTGTTTACAATCATTCATGCTATTCTCCTCCCATCGTCTAAATCTATGAAAGACGGTGATGAGCCTGTGTTTAAATCTTTTTCTATTGCTGATGGTAAAGCTAGAGTTAATGAATTAGAGAGAGAgattgagaaagaagctagagATAAACAGAGAGAAGAAGAGAGTACAGGTAACGAAAGAGATAGAgatggtggtagaggatgtagaGATAGAGATGGTGGCAGAGATAGGGAGGCGGATTAtcggagtggtggtggtggtggaagagagAGGCATAATagagatagagagagatatgatgaAAGAGATGGCAGAAGAGGGGAAAGGTTTAGAGGTGAAGAGGATGACCAAGGTTATGACAGGAGGGAGGGTAGAGGAAAGGAAAGGGATCGCGGTTGTGGTGATGGTGGTAGAGAAAGGGGAAGGAGAAGGGATGAGAATGATGATGTTAATAGAGGAGGAGATTATAGGAGTGAAAAGATTGACAGGCGTCAAATTCTATGGAAGGAGCCTgaattgtaccatgtgtatgctggTAGGGTTGCGAGCGTGATGGATACAGGGTGCTTTGTGTCATTGAATGATTTCAGAGGTAAAGAGGGTTTGGTTCATGTGTTACAGATGGCAAATCCAAGGGTTACAAATGCTAAAGAAGTTGTCAAACGGGATCAAAGTGTGTTTGTTAAGGTGATTTCTTTGTCGGGACAGAAGATGAGTTTATCGATGAGGGATGTTGATCAGGATACTGGGAAGGATCTTCTTCCTATTAAAAAGACTGCGGACGATGAATCACACTGGACGAATCCTCAAGGTTCAATTCGCGGTTCGACTTCTCGAATCGGGCTTTCGGGGATTAGAATTTTGGAAGAGGATGATGAAACTGTTCCTTCACGCCGTCCGTCAAAGTGGATGAGCTCACCAGAAAAATGGGAAGCCAAACAGTTAATTGCTTCTGGTGTTCTGGATGCTAGTGGGTTTCCTAATTTTGATGAAGATGGGGAGCCTGAAATGCTGTATCAAGAAGAGGGCGGCGAGGAAGAGCTCGAGATTGAGCTGAATGAAGATGAACCAGCGTTCTTGCAAGGGCAGAGTCGGTACTCTATGGATATGTCACCAGTTAAGATATTCAAGAATCCTGAAGGTTCTTTAAGTCGTGCAGCAGCACTTCAGTCTGCTCTGATAAAGGAGCGTAGAGAAGTACGGGAACAGCAGCAGCGGACAATGCTTGATTCAATCCCAAAGGATCTCAATCGTCCATGGGAGGACCCAATGCCGGAGATGGGAGAAAGACATCTTGCACAGGAGTTGAGAGGAGTTGGGTTATCAGCTTACGATATGCCCGAATGGAAGAAGGATGCCTACGGGAAAGCACTGACATTTGGACAGAGATCTAAGCTGTCCCTCCAGGAACAAAGGCAGAATCTACCAATATACAAATTGAAGAAAGAGCTGGTGCAAGCTGTGCACGATAACCAGGTACTGGTTGTCATTGGAGAAACAGGTTCAGGAAAGACTACTCAAGTGACTCAGTATCTCGCCGAGGCTGGTTACACAACCATAGGTAAAATTGGATGTACACAACCTCGTAGGGTTGCTGCTATGTCAGTAGCAAAAAGGGTGGCCGAAGAATTTGGTTGCCGTTTGGGTGAAGAAGTTGGTTATGCTATCAGGTTTGAGGACTGCACTGGACCTGATACTGTAATCAAGTATATGACGGACGGTATGCTTCTTAGGGAGATTTTGATTGATGAAAGCCTCTCCCAGTACTCTGTTATCATGCTTGATGAAGCTCATGAGAGGACGATCCATACTGATGTCCTTTTTGGTTTACTCAAGCAACTCTTGAATCGAAGACCTGAACTTCGGTTGATTGTAACATCTGCCACTCTAGATGCTGAAAAGTTTTCTGGTTATTTCTTCAATTGTAACATCTTCACCATTCCTGGGAGAACCTTTCCAGTTGAGATCATGTACACAAAACAGCCAGAGAGTGATTATTTGGATGCTTCATTGATCACTGTTCTTCAGATCCACTTGACTGAACCCGAGGGCGATATACTTCTCTTCTTAACTGGTCAGGAGGAAATTGATCACGCTTGTCAGTCCCTTTACGAGAGAATGAAAGGGCTTGGGAGAAATGTGCCAGAGCTGATTATCTTGCCTGTTTACAGTGCTCTTCCTAGTGAAATGCAATCAAGAATATTTGATCCTGCTCCTCCTGGGAAGAGGAAGGTGGTCGCAGCTACTAATATTGCTGAGGCATCCTTGACTATTGATGGTATATTCTACGTTATTGATCCCGGATTTGCAAAGCAGAATGTGTATAACCCGAAGCAAGGACTTGATTCACTTATCATCACTCCCATCTCACAAGCATCTGCTAAACAACGAGCTGGACGTGCTGGTCGTACTGGACCTGGGAAATGTTATCGGCTTTATACTGAGAGTGCTTATCGTAATGAGATGTCCCCATCTTCCATACCAGAAATACAAAGGATAAACCTTGGATCTACTACACTGCAAATGAAGGCGATGGGAATAAATGATCTACTTTCTTTTGACTTCATGGATCCGCCTTCACCGCAGGCTCTAATATCTGCCATGGAGCAGTTATACAGTCTAGGGGCCTTGGATGAAGAGGGGCTTCTGACCAAGTTGGGTAGGAAAATGGCAGAATTTCCACTTGATCCTCCTATGTGTAAGATGCTCCTCGCAAGTGTCGACCTTGGATGCAGTGATGAGATTTTAACAATCATTGCCATGATTCAGACGGGGAACATCTTTTACAGGCCTAGAGAGAAGCAGGCACAAGCAGATCAGAAGAGGGCAAAGTTTTTTCAGCCCGAGGGAGATCATCTCACGCTTCTTGCTGTTTATGAGGCATGGAAGGCAAATAATTCTTCTGGACCATGGTGCTTTGAAAACTTTGTCCAGTCGAGATCTTTGAGGAGGGCGCAAGATGCAAGAAAACAACTTCTCACCATCATGGACAGGTATAAGCTTGATGTCGTGTGTGCGGGAAAGAATTTCTCCAAGATAAGAAAGGCAGTTGCTGCAGGATTCTTCTTCCATGCAGCTAGGAAGGACCCTCAGGAGGGTTACAGAACACTAGTGGATAACCAGCCTGTTTACATTCACCCAAGCAGTGCTCTTTTTCAGCGTCAGCCAGATTGGGTGATTTACAACGAGCTGGTAATGACTACAAAGGAGTACATGCGTGAGGTAACAGTTATTGACCCTAAATGGCTAGTTGATTTGGCCCCAAGATTCTTCAAAGCTGCAGATCCCACAAAGATGAGTAAAAGAAAGCGACAGGAAAGGATTGAGCCACTGTATGATAGATATCATGAGCCAAATTCATGGCGTTTGAGTAAACGCCGTGCATGA